The segment ACTGGTTCTCTTGCACCTTGACATCATCCAACCCTTCATAGTCTCTAATTGTGGAGCCATAAGTTGCCACCATGTCTTCATTGAGGTCAATGGTCATGCCCTCTGCAGGAATCACCAATGGCCCATAAAAATCAGCATTCCATGGGAAGCGACTCGCATCTGGGAAGATTCTGGCTTCTACATCCTCAGGACCTCTCTTTGCTTCGATGACCTGTGTCACGAAGGGTAAAGATTCAAACTTTTTAGCATCAGCAGGCTTGGCTTGGATGTAGTAACCACCATTAACTGGGGTGACATCCCAAACTCCGTTTTGCTTGAAAATACGTTCGTTGATACTTTTGTCAGAGGCAATAAAAAACAGGAATTGCATCTCCTCTGGGTTTTCACCTGGCTGACCATTGATATATACTTGTGTATCTCTCACTTCGATCGTGTCTCCACCTATAGCCACACAACGCTTGATATAATGTGTTTTGAGGTCAGTGGGGTGCTCAAACTCTGGTGGGTAATTGAATACCACCACGTCGTTTCTCTCCACACTCCCAAAACCTGGCAATCTAAACTGAGGCAATTGGATCGCATCCGAATAGGACGGAATGCTACTCAATGGTCCCCATAGTTTCGCATGTGTCAAAGGCACTTGCAAAGGTGTCTTAGGCGTCCTAGGGCCATAATTGATTTTACTCACAAATAGGAAGTCACCCACCAACAATGAATTCTCCATGGAAGGAGTCGGTATCGTATATGCTTCCATAAAAGCCCAACGGATCAAAGTAGCTGCAATCACCGCAAATACGATGGCATCTACCCACTCCCTAACTGGGCCTTTCTTTTTCTTTGGTTTCTTCTTAAAAAAGTCCTTAATATTCATCTTATGCTTTATTCAAATATTACAATTCCAACAAGTCATTCATTGAGAAGACTCCACTTTTACCTACCAACCATTCTGCAGCTAATACAGCACCCAATGCAAAGCCTTTGCGACTATGAGCCACGTGACTAATCGTGATGGTATCGATTTCTGAACTGTACGACACATCATGGGTACCTGGCACGTTTTCGATTCTCTCTGAGACAATGCCGATTTTACTTGCATCGTTGGTTTTCTCATTGACCCAAGCTGTTTTTCCATCCAACTGTTTCATCATACCTTCTGCGAGTGTAATAGCCGTACCACTAGGTGCGTCTAGTTTCTGTATATGATGAGTTTCAACCATAGACGAATCGTACGCTCTGCCGTTCATCAACTTGGCCAAGTATTCATTGAGCTTAAAGAAAATATTCACTCCCAAGCTATAATTCGATGCATAGAAAAACCCTCCCTTTTTGGAGTCAACGAGAGCCTCTACTTCTGCAAAACGATCTAGCCATCCCGTACTCCCTGAGACCACTGGAACTCCGTTGGTCAAACAAGTAGAAATATTATTGAATGCAGATTCTGGCGAAGTAAACTCGATAACCACATCTGTATTATCTGGTTTGATATCGTTTAGTTCTCGCAGGTTATCAATTGTAATTTTCTTAGAGACCTGATGACCTCTCTCAATCAAAATTTGTTCGATGGCTTGTCCCATCTTCCCGTATCCTACTAATCCGATATTCATATTATTTATTGAGGTTTATGACCATTGACATGCCGATGTTTCTAACAGTGTACTGGGTTTGTTCTTTGTATGAAGGTAAAATGGCTAACTCATCATTGATGTCAAATTCAATCAAATGTGCAGCTACATGAGCATCCACAATATTAAGGATATAGTAAACCACTCCTATAATAATCATAAAATCACGGTCTCTCTGAAACTGCTCAGCTCTCCTTTGGAGAGAAGATTCACTAAATCCTGAAAAGGGATTTACGGTACTTTCATCACCATCAGTTTCTGCTATCCAAGCATTCCTAAACGCTGTATAGTAATCTTGGTTGTATTTGATCAGGTGTCCGATCAATATACCTCCACCGTAAATAATAGGCAGTTTCCAATACTGTTTGTTGTACATCTGTCCTAGGCCTGGCAACACAGCAGAATACAAGGCAGACCTATCAGGATCCAATTTAGATTTGCTTTTGAAGGTCTCAATACCGGGAGTCTCTAAGAACAAAGAATCCTGATAAATAACTTCATTTTGCGCACGCAAAGAGAGCGTGGCAAAGATGAATAAAATGACACAAATCGAATTTTTAATCAAAGTATCAAGCATCGATAATTTCCAAGATTCTGTTGAGTTCTGACACAGAACCAAATGGAATCTTGATTTCTCCTTTGTTATTATCATTGGACGCGATTTTAATCTTGGTCCCGAAATGCGAAGATAGTTTATCTTGAACTTTAATTATTTCTTTGTTCTCCTCTTTGTTTTCACTTTTTTCAACGGGTGCGTCAGGAAATGACGCTTGTTTCACCAAAGCTTCGACCTTTCTTACAGACAAGTCCTCGTTGAGTATTTTCTTGAGTAGTTCTAATTGAAACGAGGAGTCTTCGACACTAATGAGTGCTCTGGCATGTCCCATTGATATTTTCCCATCTCTCACTGCCGCCTGAATATCGGGAGGTAATTTGAGTAATCTGAGATAATTATTGACAGTTGAGCGTTTCTTTCCTACTCGATCACCCAACTCTTCTTGTTTCAATTTACAATCTGTCAATAGACGCTGATAGCTCAGTGCCACTTCCATGGCGTTGAGATCTTCTCTTTGGATGTTTTCGATCAGCGCCATTTCTAGCATCTGCTGATCATCTGCTGTCCTGATGTATGCAGGTACTTTTTTCAGCCCTGCGAGTTTACTTGCTTGAAACCGTCTCTCTCCTGAGATCAATTGATATGAATTGTTGTTCAATCTACGCAAAGTGATTGGCTGGATGATACCTTGGACTTTGATCGATTCGGCCAATTCTTCGAGTGCCTCCTGGTTAAAATCAGTACGAGGCTGATAGGGATTTACTTCAATCTGATCCAACTGTACCTCAGAGATACTGCCCACGGCAGCACTTCTCTCTCGCAAAGGATGTCTGTCCTTTACTTCTGTTTTGTCAGTAGAATCATTGAGCAATGCACCTAAACCTCTACCTAATGCGTTTCTTTTTCCTTGCTTATTGTCAGCCATCTCCTACCTTTTCTTTAATTAATCTACAACTGCCAATTGATTCTTAGCGATGATTTCATGTGCCAAGTTCAAATAGCTGATTGCTCCTTTGCTTTCAGCATCGTGAGCTATCGCAGGCAATCCAAAACTCGGTGACTCACTGAGTTTGATATTTCTTGGAATCAAAGTGTCAAACACCATGGATTTGAAGTGAGTAGTCACTTCTTCTACCACCTGATTGGACAATCTCAACCTCATGTCATACATGGTCAACAGGATGCCTTCAATTTCTAATTCCTTGTTTAAGCGAGACTGGATAATCTTGATTGTATTCAGGAGTTTTCCGAGGCCTTCCAAGGCAAAATACTCACACTGTACTGGAATAATAATCGAATCAGCAGCAGTGAGTGCATTGATCGTAATCAAACCAAGTGATGGAGAACAGTCAATGATGATGAAATCATAATCATCTTTGATAGGCGCCAAAGCCTGTTTCATTTTTTCCTCTCTCTCCTCATAGTCTACCAACTCTACCTCGGCCCCTACCAAGTCAATATGCGAAGGGAGCAAATCCAAATATGCAATGTCGGTCTGAATGATGCAATCATAGGGATCAATCCCGTCTACCATGCACTCATAGATTCCCGCAGTGATTTGTTTGGGATCCTCTCCTATGCCCGATGTGGCATTGGCTTGAGGATCTGCATCTACCATCAATGTTTTGTATTCTAATGCTGCCAAACTGGCTGCTAGGTTGATTGACGATGTAGTTTTACCAACTCCACCCTTTTGATTTGCGATTGCTATGATCTTACCCATAAAGCTTGGTTTCTGTTTATTTAACTCTGATAGTCCACACGAGGCACACTACTGAATGTGGCAAATATATGTTCCGTTTACTCATTAATGATGATTGACTTGAGAAATTTGTCCACATTAAAATGTTGATAAATATATTAATCACCAAATATCTCCTGTGTAAAGTCCTTGACAAATGATTCTCGTGTTTTTACTCCCAGTATGACCGGAGTATAAACACGGTTTCATCCAAAAAAAATCCAGACTGCTGCTGCGGTCTGGATTTTTCATGTTTTCATCTCATATAGATGAGTTATTTTTTCT is part of the Reichenbachiella agarivorans genome and harbors:
- a CDS encoding DUF5683 domain-containing protein produces the protein MLDTLIKNSICVILFIFATLSLRAQNEVIYQDSLFLETPGIETFKSKSKLDPDRSALYSAVLPGLGQMYNKQYWKLPIIYGGGILIGHLIKYNQDYYTAFRNAWIAETDGDESTVNPFSGFSESSLQRRAEQFQRDRDFMIIIGVVYYILNIVDAHVAAHLIEFDINDELAILPSYKEQTQYTVRNIGMSMVINLNK
- a CDS encoding ParA family protein, whose protein sequence is MGKIIAIANQKGGVGKTTSSINLAASLAALEYKTLMVDADPQANATSGIGEDPKQITAGIYECMVDGIDPYDCIIQTDIAYLDLLPSHIDLVGAEVELVDYEEREEKMKQALAPIKDDYDFIIIDCSPSLGLITINALTAADSIIIPVQCEYFALEGLGKLLNTIKIIQSRLNKELEIEGILLTMYDMRLRLSNQVVEEVTTHFKSMVFDTLIPRNIKLSESPSFGLPAIAHDAESKGAISYLNLAHEIIAKNQLAVVD
- the lepB gene encoding signal peptidase I, with amino-acid sequence MNIKDFFKKKPKKKKGPVREWVDAIVFAVIAATLIRWAFMEAYTIPTPSMENSLLVGDFLFVSKINYGPRTPKTPLQVPLTHAKLWGPLSSIPSYSDAIQLPQFRLPGFGSVERNDVVVFNYPPEFEHPTDLKTHYIKRCVAIGGDTIEVRDTQVYINGQPGENPEEMQFLFFIASDKSINERIFKQNGVWDVTPVNGGYYIQAKPADAKKFESLPFVTQVIEAKRGPEDVEARIFPDASRFPWNADFYGPLVIPAEGMTIDLNEDMVATYGSTIRDYEGLDDVKVQENQLIIDGQVATTYTFKQNYYFMMGDNRHNSEDSRFWGFVPEDHVVGEASFIWMSIDPNESFLNKIRWSRLFSGIN
- the dapB gene encoding 4-hydroxy-tetrahydrodipicolinate reductase gives rise to the protein MNIGLVGYGKMGQAIEQILIERGHQVSKKITIDNLRELNDIKPDNTDVVIEFTSPESAFNNISTCLTNGVPVVSGSTGWLDRFAEVEALVDSKKGGFFYASNYSLGVNIFFKLNEYLAKLMNGRAYDSSMVETHHIQKLDAPSGTAITLAEGMMKQLDGKTAWVNEKTNDASKIGIVSERIENVPGTHDVSYSSEIDTITISHVAHSRKGFALGAVLAAEWLVGKSGVFSMNDLLEL
- a CDS encoding ParB/RepB/Spo0J family partition protein; this translates as MADNKQGKRNALGRGLGALLNDSTDKTEVKDRHPLRERSAAVGSISEVQLDQIEVNPYQPRTDFNQEALEELAESIKVQGIIQPITLRRLNNNSYQLISGERRFQASKLAGLKKVPAYIRTADDQQMLEMALIENIQREDLNAMEVALSYQRLLTDCKLKQEELGDRVGKKRSTVNNYLRLLKLPPDIQAAVRDGKISMGHARALISVEDSSFQLELLKKILNEDLSVRKVEALVKQASFPDAPVEKSENKEENKEIIKVQDKLSSHFGTKIKIASNDNNKGEIKIPFGSVSELNRILEIIDA